From Saccharothrix espanaensis DSM 44229, the proteins below share one genomic window:
- a CDS encoding YwqG family protein: MDHHNQFRRAAIDRGIPDDEIDEFTDHLRFAIHLGSAGDGEQVVGQRGGLPRLPVGAEWPSDGSGSPLPFVASVDCAVLPRVGGLPLPEDGSLLFFLHHENDLLAPLGTDVPEFARVVYVPAGAETAVASPPPGHDSTTPFHEDIPFLTPERPLSASVQPELPEWIEDDEYDFEESDQVIEEQLLGELEHVDDLCELVDELWPESDRGLVVNLGGYCSEIGGQNDPWTQMAHIGITSRLDDSDFPGSERFQPGEVEKYRLTREWVTLAQFPTDSEVHYGCFLISRDDLADKRFDRTLSFTMFTE, encoded by the coding sequence CCGATCACCTCCGATTCGCGATCCACTTGGGATCTGCCGGCGACGGCGAGCAGGTGGTCGGTCAGCGGGGAGGGCTTCCCCGGTTGCCGGTGGGCGCGGAGTGGCCGAGCGACGGGAGCGGGTCCCCGTTACCGTTCGTCGCTTCCGTCGACTGTGCGGTCCTCCCGCGGGTCGGGGGGCTTCCCCTGCCCGAGGACGGCTCGCTGCTGTTCTTCCTGCACCACGAAAACGACCTGCTGGCTCCTCTCGGCACGGACGTGCCGGAGTTCGCTCGCGTCGTGTACGTCCCGGCGGGTGCGGAGACGGCGGTGGCGTCACCGCCGCCCGGCCACGACAGCACGACGCCCTTCCACGAGGACATCCCGTTCCTCACCCCCGAACGCCCGCTTTCCGCGTCGGTCCAGCCGGAGCTGCCGGAGTGGATCGAGGACGACGAGTACGACTTCGAAGAGTCGGACCAGGTGATCGAGGAGCAGCTGCTCGGCGAGCTGGAGCACGTCGATGACCTGTGCGAGCTGGTCGACGAGCTCTGGCCGGAATCCGACCGAGGCCTGGTGGTCAACCTCGGCGGGTACTGCTCGGAGATCGGCGGCCAGAACGACCCGTGGACGCAGATGGCGCACATCGGCATCACGAGCCGGCTGGACGACTCGGACTTCCCGGGATCGGAACGGTTCCAGCCGGGCGAGGTGGAGAAGTACCGGCTGACTCGTGAATGGGTGACGCTCGCCCAGTTCCCGACGGACAGCGAGGTCCACTACGGGTGCTTCCTGATCAGTCGCGACGATCTCGCCGACAAGCGCTTCGACCGAACGCTGTCGTTCACCATGTTCACCGAGTAG
- a CDS encoding FAD-dependent monooxygenase, protein MHDVLIVGGGPVGLFLAGELALSGCSVLVLERDREPGSPFQALPLGLRGLTAGSAEAFYRRGLLAAVVRASGADENRVGAAAEAVEAPAPRDVSHFGGMGLDAAAIDTSALPFRLPSPAMEGFMTSLEAVSAVLSPWAAELGVEVIRGAPVTAVRQDDEAVIATADGREYRARWLVGCDGGRSTVRRLAGFDFVGTEPLFTGYTARVTFADPRQLPLGFTLTPHGMYLRTPFEGHLGLMDFDGGRFDRTAPLTREHLQTVLRRITDTDVTLTDVHLASSFTDRAMQVTTYRAGRVLLAGDAAHIHSPLGGQGLNLGLGDAVNLGWKLAATVHGHAPDGLLDTYTSERHPVGASVLDWSRAQVATMKPGPNALALRRLVHDLMSTADGTTHAYRKTSGLFDRYDLGNVHPLVGRTAPDFRFEDGLRLGELMRQGQGIALDFGSDRPLEATATGWAGKIRYVAGKARNDLGQRALLIRPDGVVAWATEDVPALEEFAGGAARWFGSPEN, encoded by the coding sequence ATGCACGACGTGCTGATCGTCGGCGGCGGCCCGGTCGGGCTGTTCCTGGCAGGCGAACTCGCTCTGTCCGGTTGCTCGGTGCTGGTCCTCGAACGCGACCGGGAACCCGGCTCGCCGTTTCAGGCGCTCCCGCTCGGGTTGCGGGGCCTGACCGCCGGGTCGGCCGAGGCGTTCTACCGCCGGGGTCTGCTCGCGGCGGTGGTGCGCGCTTCCGGCGCCGACGAGAACCGGGTCGGCGCGGCTGCTGAAGCGGTCGAAGCGCCGGCACCCCGTGATGTGAGCCATTTCGGGGGGATGGGCCTCGACGCCGCCGCCATCGACACCTCCGCTTTGCCCTTCCGGCTGCCCAGTCCGGCGATGGAAGGCTTCATGACCAGTCTTGAGGCGGTCTCGGCGGTGCTGTCGCCGTGGGCCGCCGAACTCGGCGTGGAGGTCATCCGGGGTGCCCCGGTCACGGCCGTGCGCCAGGACGACGAGGCCGTGATCGCCACGGCGGACGGACGGGAGTACCGGGCGCGCTGGCTGGTGGGATGCGACGGCGGTCGCAGCACGGTCCGCCGGCTCGCCGGCTTCGACTTCGTCGGCACGGAACCGCTGTTCACCGGCTACACCGCGCGCGTCACCTTCGCCGACCCTCGGCAACTGCCGCTCGGCTTCACCCTGACACCCCACGGCATGTACCTGCGGACGCCCTTCGAGGGTCACCTGGGCCTGATGGACTTCGACGGCGGCAGGTTCGACCGCACCGCGCCGCTGACCCGTGAGCACCTCCAGACGGTCCTGCGTCGCATCACCGACACCGACGTGACGCTGACCGATGTCCACCTGGCATCGAGTTTCACCGACCGCGCGATGCAGGTGACGACCTACCGCGCGGGCCGCGTGCTGCTCGCCGGCGACGCCGCGCACATCCACTCCCCGCTCGGCGGTCAAGGTCTCAACCTGGGCCTCGGCGATGCCGTGAATCTCGGCTGGAAGCTCGCCGCCACCGTGCACGGGCACGCGCCCGACGGCTTGCTCGACACCTACACCAGCGAGCGCCATCCGGTCGGTGCCTCGGTGCTCGACTGGTCACGCGCCCAGGTGGCGACCATGAAGCCGGGCCCCAACGCCCTCGCGCTGCGGCGGCTGGTCCACGACCTGATGAGCACTGCCGACGGAACGACGCACGCATACCGGAAGACATCGGGTCTGTTCGACCGCTACGACCTGGGCAACGTGCATCCGCTGGTCGGCCGGACCGCCCCCGACTTCCGCTTCGAGGACGGCCTCCGCCTCGGCGAGTTGATGCGCCAGGGCCAGGGCATCGCGCTCGACTTCGGCAGCGACCGCCCGCTGGAGGCCACGGCCACGGGCTGGGCCGGCAAGATCCGTTACGTCGCAGGGAAAGCGCGCAACGACCTCGGTCAGCGCGCCCTGTTGATCCGTCCTGACGGCGTCGTGGCATGGGCCACCGAGGACGTTCCCGCTTTGGAGGAGTTCGCCGGTGGCGCAGCCCGCTGGTTCGGCAGCCCGGAGAACTAG
- a CDS encoding TetR/AcrR family transcriptional regulator, with protein MTTRADRPRRRNQVLSREQVLDAAIELLDSGGEGALTVRAMTERLATGSGAVYHHVGTRNELLDAATETIVAAALAAKPHQTGAAPEQEIRAVALALFDAIAEHRWLATRLTLQIVRNPAGPVTVEVFERIGRQVGALGVPRASWFNATSTLVHYILGAVSQHARLDGDTAGEPSDVDREEFFNALSTTWRELDAETYPFMHAIVDQAKEHDDREQFLAGIAIVLDGLARLR; from the coding sequence GTGACGACACGAGCCGACCGGCCCCGGCGGCGCAACCAGGTGCTCTCCCGGGAGCAGGTCCTCGATGCGGCGATCGAACTGCTCGATTCGGGTGGCGAGGGCGCGCTGACCGTTCGGGCGATGACCGAGCGGCTGGCAACCGGGTCCGGGGCGGTCTACCACCACGTGGGCACCAGGAACGAACTGCTCGACGCGGCAACGGAAACGATCGTCGCGGCGGCTCTCGCGGCCAAGCCTCATCAGACGGGTGCCGCGCCCGAGCAGGAGATCCGCGCGGTCGCGCTGGCCCTGTTCGACGCGATAGCCGAACACCGGTGGCTCGCCACGCGGCTGACCCTCCAGATCGTCCGCAACCCGGCGGGACCGGTGACGGTCGAGGTCTTCGAGAGGATTGGCCGCCAGGTGGGCGCGTTGGGCGTCCCACGAGCCTCTTGGTTCAACGCGACGTCGACACTCGTGCACTACATCCTCGGAGCGGTCAGCCAGCACGCCCGTCTCGACGGGGACACCGCGGGGGAACCGTCCGATGTGGACCGCGAAGAGTTCTTTAACGCGCTGTCCACGACGTGGCGGGAACTCGACGCCGAGACCTACCCGTTCATGCACGCCATCGTGGACCAGGCCAAGGAGCACGACGACCGCGAGCAGTTCCTCGCCGGCATCGCCATCGTCCTCGACGGCCTGGCGCGTCTGCGCTGA